The Pseudomonas sp. R4-35-07 genome contains a region encoding:
- a CDS encoding DUF748 domain-containing protein, which produces MPKGLIRALGALLTALALYSLLGFLILPGIALRIANQQLADYATVPARIERIELNPFSLELTLWGLKVGEPGKEQLGFERLYANLQIDSLWTRALHLADVQLDQPKTELLFDKSGQLNLAQLFKLPPSEPTPADPDAKPFPLRIDSIKLARGYVHFQDLRPSEPIEFLYDTLDFELKNLSTLPEDNADMTLVAAGPEGGQIDWKGNFSLVPITSEGSLKVTDGKMKAWWPYVRDALPLVLEDGVLNFSTDYKFSLAKETELNLTNTAASIAPFAIKAPDGRPLARLERLDVSETTVDLAKQKVVIGKIRSNKLETWAAREADGQLDWQKLFASQPAKPAKPPEPASAPATADAPEAPPAAPNKPWQVLLKDVQLRNYQVHLADRQANPAVALELGPLNVDVQNFDSLNQSPFTLKVDTGLGKQGKIQATGEVNLNPVSAKLKVNTQDIDLRVAQAYISPFIRLELRSGMLGSNLDVNLKSTEPLALQVTGRAQIDQLHTLDTLKSRDFLKWQRLVLEGVNYQHGDSLTIDKVNLLQPYARFMINDDRTTNIDDLLIPQPADSSTKPAAKSASSKDKPLGIRIGQIAINDGSANFADFSLTPNFATAIQQLNGQIGTIDSRQAKPASVDIKGKVDRYAPVTIKGSVNPFDPMAALDIATSFKRVELTTLTPYSGKFAGFRIRKGRLNLDLHYMITKGQLKAENKVVVEQLQLGEKVDSADAVDLPIRLAIALLKDSDGKISIELPVTGDLNNPQFSVMPIVWQTLRNLVVRAATAPFKFIGGLVTGGGSEDLGNVSFAAGSSELNKDAEGALNTLAKALKERPALRLEIEGTAAASSDGPLLAAQRLEREYQYNYYKILQRRGDKVPAQASLLVVPEKEKPPLLEGIYRTRLKQQPPAEWKDLGNDERTARLKDGVIKFWSGSDVLLRQLGQDRASTIKDYLVDKAQLEDDRVYFIDAQLGQAEKDGRVVTPMHLDAE; this is translated from the coding sequence ATGCCCAAAGGATTGATCCGCGCCCTAGGCGCCTTGTTGACCGCCCTTGCGTTGTACAGCTTGCTGGGCTTCCTGATTCTGCCCGGCATTGCCCTTCGCATTGCCAACCAACAGTTGGCCGATTACGCGACGGTACCGGCGCGTATCGAGCGTATCGAGCTCAACCCGTTCAGCCTGGAGCTGACGCTATGGGGCCTGAAAGTTGGTGAACCGGGCAAGGAACAGCTGGGTTTCGAGCGCCTCTACGCCAACCTGCAGATCGACAGCCTCTGGACCCGCGCCCTGCACCTGGCCGATGTGCAACTCGATCAGCCCAAGACCGAACTGCTCTTCGACAAGTCCGGTCAACTGAACCTGGCGCAGTTGTTCAAGTTGCCGCCGAGCGAACCAACCCCCGCCGACCCCGATGCCAAGCCTTTCCCGCTGCGTATCGACAGCATCAAGCTGGCCCGCGGTTATGTGCACTTCCAGGATCTGCGACCCAGCGAACCCATCGAATTTCTCTACGACACACTCGACTTCGAGCTGAAAAACCTCAGCACCTTGCCGGAAGATAACGCCGACATGACCCTGGTGGCCGCCGGCCCCGAGGGTGGGCAGATCGACTGGAAAGGCAACTTCAGCCTGGTACCGATCACCTCCGAAGGCTCGCTGAAAGTCACCGACGGCAAGATGAAAGCCTGGTGGCCGTACGTGCGCGATGCGTTGCCGCTGGTGCTCGAGGACGGTGTGCTCAATTTCAGCACCGACTATAAATTCAGCCTGGCCAAAGAGACCGAACTGAACCTGACCAACACCGCCGCCAGCATCGCGCCCTTTGCGATCAAGGCGCCGGATGGCCGACCCTTGGCACGCCTGGAACGCCTGGACGTCAGCGAGACCACGGTGGACCTGGCCAAACAGAAGGTGGTGATCGGCAAGATCCGCAGCAACAAGCTGGAAACCTGGGCTGCCCGCGAAGCCGATGGGCAACTGGATTGGCAAAAGCTGTTCGCCAGCCAACCCGCAAAACCGGCCAAACCCCCGGAGCCCGCCTCCGCGCCAGCCACGGCCGATGCGCCTGAAGCGCCACCGGCGGCGCCGAACAAACCCTGGCAAGTGCTGCTCAAGGATGTGCAACTGCGCAATTACCAGGTGCACTTGGCTGACCGTCAGGCCAACCCTGCGGTAGCACTGGAGCTGGGCCCGTTGAACGTCGACGTGCAGAACTTCGACAGCCTCAACCAGAGCCCTTTTACCTTGAAGGTCGACACCGGCTTGGGCAAGCAGGGCAAGATTCAGGCAACCGGCGAGGTCAACCTGAACCCGGTCAGCGCCAAGCTGAAGGTGAACACCCAAGACATCGACCTGCGCGTCGCCCAAGCCTACATCAGCCCGTTCATCCGCCTGGAGCTGCGCAGCGGCATGCTCGGCAGCAACCTGGACGTGAACCTGAAAAGCACCGAGCCGCTGGCCCTCCAGGTCACCGGCCGGGCGCAGATAGATCAGCTGCACACCCTCGACACCCTCAAGTCCCGCGACTTCCTCAAATGGCAGCGGCTGGTGCTGGAAGGCGTCAACTACCAGCATGGCGACAGCCTGACGATCGACAAGGTCAACCTGCTGCAGCCCTATGCGCGCTTCATGATCAACGATGACCGCACCACCAACATTGACGACCTGCTGATTCCACAGCCGGCCGACAGCAGTACCAAGCCAGCGGCCAAGTCGGCATCAAGCAAAGACAAGCCACTGGGCATCCGCATCGGCCAGATTGCGATCAACGACGGCTCGGCCAATTTCGCCGACTTCAGCCTCACGCCCAACTTCGCCACCGCGATTCAACAACTCAACGGCCAGATCGGCACCATTGACAGTCGCCAGGCCAAGCCGGCCAGCGTCGACATCAAGGGCAAGGTAGACCGTTATGCGCCAGTGACCATCAAGGGCAGCGTGAACCCGTTTGACCCGATGGCGGCGCTGGACATCGCAACCAGCTTCAAACGCGTCGAGTTGACTACCCTGACGCCGTACTCGGGCAAATTCGCGGGCTTTCGAATCCGCAAAGGTCGCCTGAACCTGGACTTGCATTACATGATCACCAAAGGCCAGTTGAAGGCCGAGAACAAGGTGGTGGTCGAGCAGCTGCAACTGGGTGAGAAGGTCGACAGCGCCGATGCCGTGGACTTGCCGATTCGCCTGGCAATTGCCCTGCTCAAGGACAGCGACGGCAAGATCTCCATCGAACTGCCAGTCACCGGTGACTTGAACAACCCACAATTCAGCGTGATGCCGATTGTGTGGCAAACCCTGCGTAACCTCGTGGTGCGCGCAGCGACGGCACCCTTCAAGTTCATTGGCGGGCTGGTTACCGGCGGGGGCTCGGAAGACCTGGGTAATGTGTCGTTCGCCGCTGGCTCCAGTGAATTGAATAAAGACGCCGAAGGCGCCCTCAACACGCTGGCCAAGGCACTCAAGGAACGCCCTGCCCTGCGCCTGGAAATCGAAGGGACCGCAGCGGCCAGCAGTGACGGCCCGTTGCTGGCCGCACAACGGCTGGAGCGTGAGTACCAGTACAACTACTACAAAATCCTGCAGCGTCGCGGCGATAAAGTCCCGGCCCAGGCGTCATTGCTTGTGGTGCCGGAGAAGGAAAAGCCGCCTTTGCTGGAAGGCATTTACCGTACCCGCCTGAAACAGCAACCGCCGGCCGAATGGAAAGACCTGGGTAACGATGAGCGCACAGCCAGGCTCAAGGACGGCGTGATCAAGTTCTGGAGTGGCAGTGACGTGCTGCTGCGCCAACTGGGCCAGGACCGCGCCAGTACCATCAAGGACTATCTGGTGGATAAGGCGCAGCTGGAAGACGACCGCGTGTACTTCATTGATGCGCAGTTGGGGCAGGCCGAGAAGGATGGCCGGGTCGTTACGCCGATGCACCTGGATGCTGAGTAA
- a CDS encoding BON domain-containing protein, protein MKKFALATATALTLAMGANVAFAQTSQAPMTLAAGEVTKAKESTSDTWITTKVKADLLTEKGIPGSDIKVETNKGVVSLSSDVAISDSQKATAVAITKKIKGVTAVSADGLLAGGATKADGIDKTKGAAADAKGATSDTWITTKVKADLVTEKGIPGTDIKVETNKGVVSLSSPTAVTAAQKETAVAITKKIKGVKAVSADGLKAE, encoded by the coding sequence ATGAAGAAGTTCGCTCTCGCTACTGCTACCGCTCTGACTCTGGCCATGGGTGCTAACGTAGCCTTTGCTCAGACTTCCCAAGCCCCGATGACCTTGGCGGCAGGTGAAGTGACCAAAGCCAAAGAGTCTACCTCGGACACTTGGATCACCACTAAAGTCAAAGCTGACCTGCTGACTGAGAAAGGCATCCCAGGTTCGGACATCAAGGTTGAAACCAACAAAGGCGTGGTTTCCCTGTCCTCCGACGTAGCTATCTCTGACTCGCAGAAAGCGACTGCCGTAGCGATCACCAAGAAAATCAAAGGTGTGACCGCTGTTTCTGCTGATGGCCTGCTGGCTGGCGGCGCTACCAAGGCTGACGGCATCGACAAAACCAAAGGTGCAGCGGCTGACGCCAAAGGCGCCACCAGCGACACTTGGATCACCACCAAAGTGAAAGCTGACCTGGTTACCGAGAAAGGTATTCCTGGCACCGACATCAAGGTTGAAACCAACAAAGGCGTTGTGTCCCTGTCTTCCCCTACCGCAGTGACCGCCGCGCAGAAAGAAACGGCTGTTGCGATCACCAAGAAAATCAAAGGCGTTAAAGCTGTATCGGCCGATGGCCTGAAAGCAGAGTAA
- the pnp gene encoding polyribonucleotide nucleotidyltransferase produces the protein MNPVIKKFQFGQSTVTLETGRIARQASGAVLVTVDDDVTVLVTVVGAKTADPSKGFFPLSVHYQEKTYAAGKIPGGFFKREGRPSEKETLTSRLIDRPIRPLFPEGFMNEVQVVCTVVSTSKKTDPDIAAMIGTSAALAISGIPFDGPIGAARVAFHESTGYLLNPTYEQQKASSLDMVVAGTSEAVLMVESEAKELTEDQMLGAVLFAHDEFQVVINAVKELAAEAAKPTWAWAPQPEATALLGAIRAEFGAAISDAYTITVKADRYARLGELKDQVVAKLSGEEGQPSASEVKAAFGEIEYRTVRENIVNGKPRIDGRDTRTVRPLNIEVGVLPKTHGSALFTRGETQALVVATLGTARDAQLLDTLEGEKKDPFMLHYNFPPFSVGECGRMGGAGRREIGHGRLARRSVQAMLPAADVFPYTIRVVSEITESNGSSSMASVCGASLALMDAGVPMKAPVAGIAMGLVKEGEKFAILTDILGDEDHLGDMDFKVAGTAKGVTALQMDIKIKGITEEIMEIALGQALEARLNILGQMNQIIGQSRTELSENAPTMIAMKIDTDKIRDVIGKGGATIRAICEETKASIDIEDDGSIKIFGETKEAAEAARQRVLGITAEAEIGKIYVGKVERIVDFGAFVNILPGKDGLVHISMLSDARVEKVTDILKEGQEVEVLVLDVDNRGRIKLSIKDVAAAKASGV, from the coding sequence GTGAACCCGGTTATCAAAAAATTCCAGTTCGGTCAGTCGACCGTTACCCTCGAGACAGGCCGTATCGCCCGTCAAGCCTCCGGCGCAGTGCTGGTTACCGTTGACGACGACGTTACCGTACTGGTGACCGTGGTTGGCGCCAAGACCGCTGACCCGAGCAAAGGCTTTTTCCCTCTGTCCGTTCATTACCAGGAAAAGACTTACGCTGCCGGTAAGATCCCTGGCGGTTTCTTCAAGCGCGAAGGCCGTCCTTCCGAGAAAGAAACCCTGACTTCCCGACTGATCGACCGTCCGATCCGTCCGCTGTTCCCAGAAGGCTTCATGAACGAAGTGCAGGTTGTCTGCACCGTCGTTTCCACCAGCAAGAAAACCGATCCGGACATCGCTGCGATGATCGGTACTTCGGCTGCACTGGCCATCTCCGGCATTCCTTTCGATGGCCCGATCGGCGCCGCTCGCGTTGCGTTCCACGAAAGCACCGGCTACCTGCTGAACCCGACTTACGAGCAACAGAAAGCCTCGAGCCTGGACATGGTCGTTGCCGGTACCTCGGAAGCGGTATTGATGGTTGAATCGGAAGCCAAAGAGCTGACCGAAGACCAGATGCTGGGCGCCGTACTGTTTGCTCACGACGAGTTCCAGGTTGTGATCAACGCCGTTAAAGAACTGGCTGCCGAAGCTGCCAAGCCAACCTGGGCCTGGGCTCCACAGCCTGAAGCCACCGCACTGCTGGGCGCTATCCGCGCAGAGTTCGGCGCTGCCATCTCCGATGCCTACACCATCACCGTCAAGGCCGACCGTTACGCTCGCCTGGGCGAGTTGAAGGACCAGGTCGTGGCCAAGCTGTCCGGTGAAGAAGGCCAGCCTTCCGCCAGCGAAGTCAAAGCAGCCTTCGGCGAAATCGAATACCGCACCGTTCGCGAAAACATCGTGAACGGCAAACCGCGTATCGACGGTCGCGACACCCGCACCGTACGCCCGTTGAACATTGAAGTCGGCGTTTTGCCGAAGACTCACGGTTCGGCGCTGTTCACCCGTGGTGAAACCCAGGCCCTGGTAGTCGCGACGCTGGGCACCGCCCGTGACGCACAGCTGCTGGACACCCTGGAAGGCGAGAAAAAAGACCCGTTCATGCTGCACTACAACTTCCCTCCGTTCTCGGTGGGCGAGTGTGGTCGCATGGGTGGTGCTGGCCGTCGCGAAATCGGTCACGGCCGTCTGGCCCGTCGTTCGGTCCAGGCCATGCTGCCGGCTGCTGACGTGTTCCCGTACACCATTCGTGTTGTATCGGAAATCACCGAGTCCAACGGTTCCAGTTCCATGGCTTCCGTTTGCGGTGCTTCGCTGGCATTGATGGACGCCGGTGTGCCGATGAAGGCGCCGGTTGCCGGTATCGCCATGGGCCTGGTTAAAGAAGGCGAGAAGTTCGCCATCCTGACCGACATCCTGGGCGACGAAGACCACCTGGGCGACATGGACTTCAAGGTAGCGGGTACCGCCAAAGGCGTGACCGCGCTGCAGATGGACATCAAGATCAAGGGCATCACCGAAGAGATCATGGAAATCGCCCTGGGCCAAGCCCTGGAAGCGCGCCTGAACATCCTCGGCCAGATGAACCAGATCATTGGTCAGTCGCGTACCGAGCTGTCGGAAAATGCTCCGACCATGATCGCGATGAAAATCGACACCGACAAAATCCGTGATGTCATCGGTAAAGGCGGCGCGACGATCCGTGCGATCTGTGAAGAGACCAAGGCCTCGATCGATATCGAAGACGACGGTTCGATCAAGATCTTCGGCGAAACCAAGGAAGCGGCTGAAGCTGCCCGTCAGCGCGTCCTGGGCATCACCGCTGAAGCCGAAATCGGCAAGATCTACGTCGGTAAGGTTGAGCGCATCGTCGACTTCGGTGCCTTCGTCAACATCCTGCCAGGCAAAGACGGTCTGGTGCACATCTCCATGCTGAGCGACGCTCGCGTTGAGAAAGTGACCGACATTCTGAAAGAAGGCCAGGAAGTGGAAGTGTTGGTACTGGACGTGGACAACCGCGGCCGTATCAAACTGTCCATCAAGGACGTAGCAGCAGCCAAGGCTTCGGGCGTTTAA
- the rpsO gene encoding 30S ribosomal protein S15 produces MALDVQEKAQIVADYQQAVGDTGSPEVQVALLTHNINKLQGHFKANGKDHHSRRGLIRMVNQRRKLLDYLKGKDLGRYQALIGRLGLRR; encoded by the coding sequence ATGGCTCTCGACGTTCAAGAAAAAGCACAAATCGTAGCTGACTATCAGCAAGCTGTTGGTGACACTGGTTCGCCAGAAGTGCAAGTTGCACTGCTGACCCACAACATCAACAAACTGCAAGGTCACTTCAAGGCCAACGGTAAAGATCACCACTCCCGTCGTGGTCTGATCCGCATGGTAAACCAGCGCCGTAAGCTGCTGGACTACCTGAAAGGCAAGGATCTGGGTCGTTATCAGGCTCTGATCGGTCGCCTGGGTCTGCGTCGCTAA
- the truB gene encoding tRNA pseudouridine(55) synthase TruB produces the protein MAQVKRIRRNVSGIILLDKPIGFTSNAALQKVRWLLNAEKAGHTGSLDPLATGVLPLCFGEATKFSQYLLDSDKGYETLMQLGKTTTTADAEGDVLQVRDVTVGRADIEAALPAFRGQISQIPPMYSALKRDGQPLYKLARAGEVVEREPRSVTIARLELLACEGDTARLAVDCSKGTYIRTLVEDIGEQLGCGAYVAELRRTQAGPFSLAQTVTLEELEAVHAEGGNEAVDRFLMPSDSGLLDWPLLHFSEHSAFYWLNGQPVRAPDAPKFGMVRVQDHNGRFIGIGEVSEDGRIAPRRLIRSE, from the coding sequence GTGGCTCAGGTCAAACGTATCCGCCGTAACGTCAGTGGCATCATTCTGCTCGACAAGCCCATTGGCTTTACCTCCAATGCCGCGTTGCAGAAGGTTCGCTGGCTGCTCAATGCCGAAAAGGCCGGGCACACCGGTAGCCTCGACCCGCTGGCCACCGGCGTGTTGCCGTTGTGCTTTGGCGAGGCGACCAAGTTCTCGCAATACCTGCTCGATTCCGACAAGGGTTATGAAACCCTGATGCAACTGGGCAAGACCACCACCACGGCCGACGCCGAAGGTGATGTGTTGCAGGTTCGCGATGTGACCGTTGGTCGTGCCGATATTGAAGCCGCCTTACCCGCTTTCCGTGGGCAAATCAGCCAGATACCGCCTATGTACTCGGCTCTCAAGCGTGACGGGCAACCTCTTTACAAGCTGGCGCGTGCGGGCGAAGTGGTGGAGCGCGAACCGCGTTCTGTTACTATTGCCCGGCTGGAATTGCTCGCCTGTGAAGGTGACACCGCCCGATTGGCCGTGGACTGCAGCAAAGGCACCTATATCCGTACTCTGGTGGAAGATATTGGTGAGCAACTGGGCTGTGGCGCATACGTTGCCGAACTGCGACGTACACAGGCCGGCCCTTTCAGCCTGGCCCAGACGGTCACGCTGGAAGAGCTCGAAGCGGTACACGCCGAAGGCGGCAACGAAGCGGTAGATCGCTTCCTGATGCCCTCGGACAGCGGTTTGCTGGATTGGCCATTGCTGCACTTCTCGGAGCACAGCGCGTTCTACTGGCTCAACGGCCAGCCGGTACGCGCCCCGGATGCCCCGAAGTTCGGCATGGTGCGAGTACAGGATCATAACGGTCGCTTTATCGGTATCGGTGAAGTGAGCGAAGACGGGCGCATCGCGCCGCGTCGACTGATTCGGTCAGAATGA
- the rbfA gene encoding 30S ribosome-binding factor RbfA, with amino-acid sequence MAKEYSRTQRIGDQMQRELAQLIRREVKDPRVGLVTITAVEVSRDVGHAKIFITVMGQDNSEEIAQSIKVLNSAAGFLRMQLAREMKLRSVPQLHFHYDESVVRGAHLSALIERAVAEDSQHPSTPEDAKE; translated from the coding sequence ATGGCAAAAGAATACAGCCGTACCCAACGTATCGGCGATCAGATGCAGCGTGAGCTGGCTCAACTGATCCGTCGCGAAGTCAAAGACCCGCGCGTTGGCCTGGTCACCATCACCGCCGTTGAAGTGAGCCGTGACGTGGGTCACGCCAAAATCTTCATTACCGTGATGGGCCAGGACAACAGCGAAGAAATCGCGCAAAGCATCAAGGTGCTCAACTCGGCCGCAGGTTTCCTGCGCATGCAGTTGGCCCGTGAAATGAAATTGCGCAGCGTTCCACAGTTGCACTTCCACTACGACGAAAGCGTCGTACGTGGCGCACATTTGTCGGCACTGATCGAGCGCGCCGTGGCTGAAGACAGCCAGCACCCGTCCACACCTGAAGACGCCAAGGAGTAA
- the infB gene encoding translation initiation factor IF-2, protein MTQVTVKQLADEVKTPVERLLQQMREAGLPHTAADEGVSDSEKQSLLTHLKSSHKAKVEEPRKITLQRKTTSTLRVAGSKSISVEVRKKKVFVQRSPEEIEAERKRELEERRAVENAARQKAEEEAKRRAEEEARRQPTAAQPANTDAVAAPVEAVREAAPVAAAPAPAADARKRDEPRRPDKPRADDNNRRGGGGDGERKNAPHRASVKEKAPAPRVAPRTTDEESDSFRRGGRGKAKLKKRNAHGFQSPTGPVVRDVQIGETITVGDLANQMSVKAAEIIKFMFKLGTPATINQVLDQETAQLVAEELGHKVTLVSDTALEDSLAESLKFEGETFSRAPVVTVMGHVDHGKTSLLDYIRRAKVAAGEAGGITQHIGAYHVETERGMVTFLDTPGHAAFTAMRARGAKATDIVILVVAADDGVMPQTIEAVQHAKAAGVPLVVAVNKIDKPGADLDRIRSELSVHGVTSEEWGGDTPFVSVSAKVGTGVDELLEAVLLQAEVLELKATPSAPGRGVVVESRLDKGRGPVATVLVQDGTLRQGDMVLVGSNYGRVRAMLDENGKPIKEAGPSIPVEILGLDGTPDAGDEMSVVADEKKAREVALFRQGKFREVKLARAHAGKLENIFENMGQAEKKTLNIVLKSDVRGSLEALNGALNGLGNDEVQVRVVGGGVGGITESDANLALASNAVLFGFNVRADAGARKIVEQEGLDMRYYNVIYDIIEDVKKALTGMLGSDVRENILGVAEVRDVFRSPKFGAIAGCMVIEGVVHRNRPIRVLREDIVIFEGELESLRRFKDDASEVRAGMECGIGVKSYNDVKPGDKIEVYEKVQVARSL, encoded by the coding sequence ATGACGCAAGTCACGGTGAAACAACTGGCCGATGAGGTCAAAACACCGGTAGAGCGCCTGTTGCAGCAGATGCGTGAGGCAGGTCTGCCGCACACCGCCGCCGATGAAGGTGTGAGCGATAGTGAGAAGCAGTCTTTGCTGACTCACTTGAAGAGCAGCCACAAGGCGAAAGTGGAAGAACCGCGCAAGATTACATTGCAGCGCAAAACCACCAGCACCCTGCGTGTAGCGGGTAGCAAGAGCATCAGCGTTGAAGTACGCAAGAAGAAAGTCTTCGTACAGCGCAGCCCGGAAGAAATCGAAGCCGAGCGCAAACGCGAACTTGAAGAGCGTCGCGCAGTAGAAAATGCTGCTCGTCAGAAGGCTGAAGAAGAAGCCAAGCGTCGCGCCGAAGAAGAAGCGCGTCGCCAGCCTACTGCTGCGCAACCTGCTAACACTGACGCGGTTGCCGCGCCTGTTGAAGCTGTGCGTGAGGCCGCTCCGGTGGCTGCCGCACCTGCTCCTGCAGCAGACGCCCGCAAGCGCGACGAACCTCGTCGTCCGGACAAACCACGTGCCGACGATAACAATCGTCGCGGTGGTGGTGGCGATGGCGAGCGTAAAAACGCTCCACATCGTGCCTCGGTCAAAGAGAAAGCGCCTGCTCCACGCGTTGCCCCACGTACTACCGACGAAGAGAGCGATAGCTTCCGTCGCGGTGGTCGCGGCAAGGCCAAGCTGAAAAAACGCAACGCCCACGGTTTCCAGAGCCCAACCGGCCCTGTCGTGCGTGATGTGCAGATCGGCGAGACCATCACCGTTGGCGATCTCGCCAATCAGATGTCGGTCAAGGCTGCTGAAATCATCAAGTTCATGTTCAAACTGGGTACTCCAGCGACCATCAACCAGGTGCTTGATCAGGAAACTGCTCAGCTGGTAGCCGAAGAACTGGGCCACAAAGTGACCCTGGTCAGCGACACCGCCCTGGAAGATTCCCTGGCCGAGTCCCTGAAGTTTGAAGGCGAGACGTTCTCCCGCGCGCCAGTCGTGACCGTAATGGGCCACGTTGACCACGGTAAGACATCCCTGCTCGACTACATCCGTCGTGCCAAGGTAGCTGCTGGCGAAGCCGGTGGTATCACCCAGCACATCGGTGCGTACCACGTTGAAACCGAGCGCGGCATGGTCACCTTCCTCGACACCCCAGGTCACGCCGCGTTTACCGCAATGCGTGCCCGTGGTGCCAAGGCGACTGACATCGTGATCCTGGTCGTTGCAGCGGACGACGGCGTGATGCCGCAGACCATTGAAGCTGTCCAGCATGCCAAGGCCGCTGGCGTTCCACTGGTTGTTGCAGTGAACAAGATCGACAAGCCGGGCGCCGATCTCGATCGCATCCGTAGCGAACTGTCGGTTCACGGCGTGACGTCCGAAGAGTGGGGCGGTGATACGCCGTTCGTTTCGGTCTCGGCCAAAGTCGGTACTGGCGTGGACGAACTGCTCGAAGCAGTCCTGCTGCAGGCTGAAGTACTCGAACTGAAAGCAACTCCATCGGCTCCAGGCCGTGGTGTTGTGGTTGAATCGCGTCTCGACAAAGGTCGCGGCCCGGTTGCAACCGTCTTGGTTCAAGACGGTACCCTGCGCCAAGGCGACATGGTGTTGGTCGGTTCGAACTATGGCCGCGTGCGTGCCATGCTCGACGAGAACGGCAAGCCAATCAAGGAAGCCGGTCCTTCCATCCCTGTCGAGATCCTCGGCCTGGACGGTACCCCGGACGCTGGCGACGAGATGAGCGTGGTTGCCGACGAGAAGAAAGCCCGTGAAGTGGCTCTGTTCCGTCAAGGCAAGTTCCGCGAAGTCAAACTGGCTCGTGCTCACGCCGGCAAGCTGGAAAACATCTTCGAGAACATGGGCCAGGCAGAGAAGAAGACGCTTAACATCGTCCTCAAATCTGACGTACGCGGTTCCCTCGAAGCGTTGAACGGCGCCTTGAACGGCCTGGGTAACGACGAAGTGCAAGTGCGCGTTGTCGGTGGCGGTGTTGGTGGTATCACCGAATCCGACGCCAACCTGGCACTGGCTTCCAACGCTGTACTGTTCGGCTTCAACGTGCGTGCCGATGCTGGCGCTCGCAAGATCGTCGAGCAGGAAGGCTTGGACATGCGTTACTACAACGTCATCTACGACATCATCGAAGACGTCAAGAAAGCCCTTACCGGCATGCTTGGCAGCGACGTTCGGGAGAATATCCTGGGTGTTGCCGAGGTGCGTGACGTGTTCCGCTCGCCGAAATTCGGCGCGATCGCCGGTTGCATGGTTATTGAAGGTGTTGTGCACCGTAACCGTCCAATCCGTGTACTGCGTGAAGACATCGTTATCTTCGAAGGCGAGCTGGAATCCCTGCGCCGCTTCAAGGATGACGCTTCCGAAGTACGTGCCGGCATGGAGTGTGGTATCGGCGTCAAGAGCTACAACGACGTCAAGCCTGGCGACAAGATCGAAGTCTACGAGAAGGTCCAGGTTGCTCGCAGCCTCTAA